The following are encoded together in the Bacteroidota bacterium genome:
- a CDS encoding protein kinase codes for MTGRTISHYTLLEQVGKGGMGEVYKARDERLDRIVAIKFLTEELSVDGDERQRFSLEARAASALNHSNICTIHEIDEADGRMFIVMEFIEGQSLRRRIEAGVLPIAEAVGIALQVTEGLRAAHGKGIVHRDIKPENILITAGGIAKIADFGLARTQDHPVAPETENVPGTIAYMAPEQLLGNPSGPLADIWSLGVVLYEMVAGRRPFQGDYEQAIMYSIVNERHPPASARRPDIPSSLEEIIERCLRKDPAERFQETGALLDALRRIKESPANPPPAASKSIAILPFSDLSPEQDNKYFSDGLTEEIIANLSRLRNVKIISRTSVMQFERTGKTMKQVGAELGVQYVLEGSVRKSGSDLRITAQLVDTGQDAYLWSEKYSGTMGQIFDFQEDVAVRIVKALRMRLTPIERKNLKRRSTQNTEAYQLYLRGRFFWNKRTKESIFTAIRYFEEAIQIDETYALAWAGIADSYNLLSEYESIPRHELYPKARAAADRALELDKGLAEAHTSLALLIMLNELDWANSEKEYKTAIRLNPNYPTSHHWYAEWLIFNGRTGEALREIAKAAELDPLSAAILKDQGLTLYYARDYDAAIEYAKKSLELDPNFNTAHRLLSLAYQGKKMFAEAISENRLWGELPDNRNEAWIALAQLYAASGNRAEALKLIEGLNEENLTVGNLFRGIGLVYASLGEADLAFTWLEKSFEHKAESLASLKVDPKVDGLRNDPRFASLMRKVGLEP; via the coding sequence GTGACCGGTCGAACAATCTCACATTATACGCTCCTCGAGCAGGTCGGCAAGGGAGGCATGGGAGAGGTCTATAAGGCCAGGGATGAACGGCTCGACCGCATCGTGGCCATCAAGTTCCTGACCGAAGAGCTTTCCGTCGACGGCGACGAACGGCAACGCTTCTCGCTGGAGGCCCGCGCCGCTTCTGCGCTGAACCATTCCAACATCTGTACGATCCATGAGATCGACGAGGCGGATGGAAGAATGTTCATCGTGATGGAATTCATCGAGGGACAAAGCCTTCGCCGGAGAATCGAGGCAGGGGTTCTGCCGATCGCCGAGGCGGTGGGGATCGCGTTACAGGTTACGGAAGGACTGCGCGCCGCCCACGGAAAAGGGATCGTCCACCGGGACATCAAGCCTGAGAACATCCTCATCACCGCCGGCGGGATCGCGAAGATTGCCGACTTTGGACTCGCCCGGACGCAGGATCACCCCGTGGCTCCGGAGACAGAGAATGTCCCCGGCACCATCGCGTACATGGCCCCGGAACAACTCCTCGGAAATCCTTCGGGACCTTTGGCCGATATCTGGTCCCTGGGCGTTGTGCTCTACGAGATGGTCGCGGGCCGGCGGCCGTTTCAGGGCGACTATGAGCAGGCGATCATGTACTCGATTGTGAACGAAAGGCACCCTCCGGCGTCTGCGAGACGCCCGGATATTCCTTCCTCACTCGAGGAGATCATCGAGAGGTGTCTCAGGAAGGATCCTGCCGAGCGCTTCCAGGAGACGGGTGCTCTTCTTGACGCGTTGCGGCGGATAAAAGAAAGCCCTGCAAACCCGCCGCCAGCGGCCTCGAAGTCGATCGCCATACTTCCATTCTCCGATCTCAGCCCGGAACAGGATAACAAGTACTTCAGCGACGGATTGACGGAGGAAATCATCGCAAATCTTTCGAGGCTCCGGAATGTGAAGATCATTTCCCGCACTTCCGTGATGCAGTTCGAGCGCACGGGGAAAACGATGAAGCAGGTCGGCGCCGAGCTGGGCGTACAATATGTTCTCGAAGGGAGCGTGAGGAAAAGCGGTTCCGATCTCCGGATCACCGCACAGCTGGTAGACACCGGTCAGGATGCCTACCTTTGGTCCGAAAAATACAGCGGGACGATGGGACAGATCTTCGATTTCCAGGAGGATGTCGCCGTCCGGATCGTGAAAGCCCTCAGGATGCGGTTGACGCCGATCGAGCGAAAGAACCTGAAGCGCAGGTCGACTCAGAATACCGAGGCGTACCAGCTCTACCTCAGAGGACGATTCTTCTGGAACAAGCGGACCAAGGAGTCCATTTTTACGGCAATCCGGTATTTTGAGGAGGCGATTCAAATCGACGAGACGTACGCGCTGGCATGGGCCGGGATTGCCGACTCCTACAATCTCCTGAGCGAGTATGAGAGTATTCCGCGGCACGAGCTGTATCCGAAGGCGAGGGCTGCCGCGGACAGGGCGCTGGAGCTCGACAAGGGTCTGGCTGAAGCGCACACCTCTCTCGCGCTTTTGATCATGTTGAATGAGCTCGACTGGGCAAACTCCGAAAAGGAATATAAGACTGCAATCCGGCTCAACCCCAATTACCCGACATCGCATCACTGGTATGCCGAGTGGCTGATCTTTAATGGCCGGACCGGGGAAGCCCTGCGTGAAATCGCGAAGGCGGCGGAGTTGGATCCTCTCTCAGCGGCGATCCTGAAAGATCAGGGGTTAACACTCTACTATGCCCGTGATTACGACGCGGCGATCGAATACGCAAAAAAGTCCCTGGAGTTGGACCCGAATTTTAACACCGCGCACCGCCTTCTTTCACTCGCGTACCAGGGGAAGAAAATGTTCGCGGAAGCCATTTCGGAGAACCGGCTCTGGGGAGAACTCCCGGATAACAGGAATGAGGCGTGGATCGCACTTGCTCAGTTGTACGCTGCATCCGGAAACCGGGCCGAGGCGTTGAAACTGATCGAGGGTTTGAATGAGGAGAACCTTACGGTCGGAAACCTGTTCCGTGGAATCGGCCTCGTCTATGCTTCTCTGGGTGAGGCCGACCTCGCGTTCACCTGGCTGGAGAAAAGCTTCGAACACAAGGCAGAGTCGCTCGCCAGTCTTAAAGTCGATCCCAAAGTGGACGGGCTTCGCAACGACCCCAGGTTCGCTTCTCTGATGAGAAAGGTGGGTCTCGAACCCTGA
- a CDS encoding 2OG-Fe(II) oxygenase family protein — MIKPPAEKPRIKVGVVPLFSTWIYRCDEGPQHLNESLILLTRKLMADDRNATTRTNAGGWHYAHDLFKLQDPVVDDFRAYMEQHVQGFLNHFREQDKRKKDSFRLEGWINVNRAGDSNVLHCHPGSFLSATYYVSVPPEMKGGQIYFRDPRGPAVAMYETPGIDLPWVGTGVGVPFTPATGLLIMFPAWLEHRVEPFGGEGERISIAFNASNP; from the coding sequence ATGATCAAACCGCCCGCCGAAAAACCGCGAATCAAAGTCGGCGTCGTGCCGCTCTTCTCGACCTGGATCTATCGTTGCGACGAGGGCCCGCAACATCTCAACGAATCTCTCATACTCCTCACCCGGAAACTCATGGCCGACGACCGGAATGCCACCACACGGACGAACGCCGGGGGCTGGCATTATGCGCACGACCTTTTCAAACTGCAGGATCCTGTTGTGGATGACTTCCGGGCATACATGGAGCAACATGTGCAGGGATTTCTCAATCACTTCCGGGAACAGGATAAGAGGAAGAAGGATTCCTTCCGGTTGGAGGGTTGGATCAACGTGAACCGTGCGGGCGACTCCAATGTTCTCCATTGCCACCCGGGCTCGTTCCTCTCCGCAACGTACTATGTGAGCGTTCCCCCGGAGATGAAAGGCGGGCAAATTTATTTTCGCGACCCCCGTGGGCCGGCGGTGGCGATGTATGAAACTCCGGGGATCGATCTGCCGTGGGTAGGCACGGGTGTCGGCGTTCCATTTACTCCCGCCACGGGTCTTCTCATCATGTTTCCCGCCTGGCTGGAACACCGGGTGGAACCGTTTGGGGGAGAAGGAGAACGGATCTCAATCGCATTCAACGCGTCGAACCCGTGA
- a CDS encoding DUF6600 domain-containing protein, translating into MKTIPKILLVLALVSTSACVVTQRAAPERIYPQETTVSFQLFYDQMSPYGSWVEYRNYGYVWIPDADRDFSPYCSNGHWVYTDYGWTWASDYPWGWAAFHYGRWGYDDDFGWFWIPGNEWGPAWVTWRRAPGYYGWAPMGPGISVDISFGREYRVPADHWTFVGERDFCRSDLDRHYIDRSTNITIINNTTVINTTNVDRSRRTTYVSGPDRTEVERVTSQAVRPIAVRENDRPGQSVSGDQMRIYRPQVQQGDTHDRRVAPSKLRDLRDIRRNPDRDRGNRRREENQPADNTGRGDVSQPQTGTPPAPREGGDPRREVAPPQKDRSDERAPERQNLTPPDPPKDEHQPPQVNPPEKKKIDQQEPEIQKERPTDSKGREQPWIGSPPEKRNNADRPSGRGNPPDVKPQPGQPPTPPNARGGRGRMSQPGKNYQPKKNVKKPPEDQKKPDEPRKDEKKEKEPPPY; encoded by the coding sequence ATGAAAACTATCCCGAAAATACTCCTCGTGCTGGCGCTCGTGAGCACCAGCGCATGCGTCGTCACACAGCGGGCGGCGCCCGAGAGAATCTACCCGCAGGAAACGACGGTCAGCTTCCAGCTTTTTTATGATCAGATGTCGCCCTACGGCTCGTGGGTCGAATACAGGAACTATGGCTACGTCTGGATCCCGGACGCCGACAGGGATTTCAGCCCCTATTGTTCCAACGGCCATTGGGTCTACACTGATTACGGGTGGACATGGGCCTCCGATTATCCCTGGGGTTGGGCGGCGTTTCATTACGGCCGGTGGGGATATGACGACGACTTCGGGTGGTTCTGGATCCCGGGTAACGAATGGGGGCCGGCATGGGTGACGTGGAGGCGCGCGCCGGGGTATTACGGATGGGCGCCGATGGGGCCGGGCATTTCGGTCGATATCTCCTTCGGACGGGAATATCGTGTCCCCGCCGATCACTGGACGTTTGTCGGGGAGAGGGATTTTTGCCGGTCCGATCTCGACCGCCATTACATCGATCGATCGACGAATATCACGATCATTAATAACACGACGGTTATCAACACTACGAACGTCGACCGGAGCAGGCGGACGACCTATGTGTCGGGTCCCGATAGGACAGAGGTTGAGCGGGTAACAAGCCAGGCGGTGAGACCCATCGCGGTCAGGGAAAACGACAGGCCGGGTCAGTCGGTCAGCGGCGACCAGATGAGGATTTACCGGCCCCAGGTCCAGCAGGGGGATACTCATGACCGGAGAGTCGCACCGTCCAAACTGAGGGATCTGCGAGATATCAGGCGGAACCCTGACCGCGACCGGGGGAACCGGCGGCGGGAGGAAAATCAGCCCGCGGATAACACCGGGAGGGGTGATGTATCACAACCGCAGACCGGTACCCCGCCTGCGCCCAGGGAAGGCGGAGACCCGCGTAGAGAGGTGGCACCGCCTCAGAAGGATCGGAGCGATGAGCGTGCACCGGAACGGCAGAATCTAACGCCGCCCGATCCGCCCAAGGACGAACATCAACCTCCGCAGGTGAATCCGCCCGAGAAAAAGAAAATCGATCAGCAGGAACCCGAGATCCAGAAAGAGAGACCGACCGACAGCAAGGGAAGGGAACAACCATGGATCGGGTCTCCCCCTGAAAAGAGAAATAACGCAGATCGTCCTTCCGGACGCGGGAACCCCCCGGATGTCAAGCCGCAGCCGGGCCAACCCCCGACACCGCCGAACGCCAGAGGCGGGAGGGGAAGGATGTCACAGCCCGGGAAGAACTACCAGCCCAAAAAGAACGTGAAGAAACCTCCGGAGGATCAGAAGAAACCGGACGAACCCCGGAAGGATGAAAAAAAGGAGAAGGAGCCACCCCCGTACTAG
- a CDS encoding ATP-binding cassette domain-containing protein: MSKAISPVIVTGHELSARFGEQVVLQGASLTIHEGNRIGLIGNNGSGKSTLLKILAGIMEPDSGTVSRRRDIVIGYLAQDFQLDPALSVYENIVEGAHDVIAILREYESLPFTSARRHILEGQIHHREGWNLENRIEAAMHSLNVPEKGRDIATLSGGEKRRVALCKAIISRPDLLLLDEPTNHLDTQSIEWMEDFLSNYPGACLFVTHDRYFLDSIATRIVELAQGRCHSHAGNYTDFLLNKAEREAQLETEERKRNRFLLRELEWVRKGPRARRTKSKSRLSKYFEEVDKKGYAPEADVELVIPPAAVLGSKILNLKNVGMTLGGRQLFKGVDFKFDGKRKLGIIGRNGLGKTTLLKIILSELRPTEGRVEAGDRTLFNYVDQSRVALNDEHTVLEEIAEGNEWIMFGEERLTVWKYLRRFLFVDDRMQTKVGKLSGGERSRLLLAKILKNGGNFLILDEPTNDLDLSTLRILEEALSAFDGCVIAVSHDRYFLNRVCNGILAFEGDGNVHFSEGDYDYYIEKRNARLAEAAARARPPGQRDPDPMSRPDAQVPKSKKKLKWKEERELETIEPEILLAEADVRRIESIFSSPNFYETHGGETERLTAELAAAKLKVERLYARWHELDLLRQGS, from the coding sequence GTGTCAAAAGCCATCAGCCCGGTCATCGTAACCGGACACGAACTCTCCGCCCGTTTCGGGGAGCAGGTTGTGTTGCAGGGCGCGTCGTTGACGATCCACGAGGGAAACCGAATCGGATTGATCGGAAACAACGGCTCCGGCAAATCGACGCTCCTGAAAATCCTGGCCGGCATCATGGAACCGGATTCCGGGACGGTGTCCCGGCGCAGGGACATTGTCATCGGATATCTCGCCCAGGACTTCCAGCTCGATCCCGCGTTATCGGTCTACGAGAATATCGTGGAGGGGGCGCACGACGTCATCGCGATACTCCGTGAATACGAATCGCTTCCGTTCACCTCCGCCCGCCGGCATATACTCGAGGGGCAGATCCATCACCGGGAAGGTTGGAATCTTGAAAACAGGATCGAGGCGGCGATGCACTCGCTGAACGTTCCGGAAAAGGGCCGCGACATCGCCACCCTTTCCGGCGGTGAGAAGCGGAGGGTTGCGTTGTGCAAGGCGATCATCTCACGGCCCGACCTCCTTCTTCTCGACGAGCCGACCAACCACCTCGACACGCAATCGATCGAGTGGATGGAGGATTTCCTTTCGAACTATCCGGGGGCATGCCTCTTTGTCACCCATGACAGGTATTTCCTCGATTCGATCGCGACGCGGATCGTCGAACTCGCGCAGGGCCGGTGCCATTCGCACGCGGGCAATTACACGGACTTCCTGTTGAACAAGGCGGAACGAGAAGCGCAATTGGAGACGGAGGAACGGAAAAGGAACAGGTTCCTCCTGCGCGAGCTCGAATGGGTCCGCAAGGGACCACGGGCGAGAAGAACAAAATCGAAAAGCAGGCTCAGCAAGTATTTTGAAGAAGTCGATAAGAAGGGGTACGCGCCGGAAGCTGATGTCGAACTGGTGATACCTCCGGCGGCTGTGCTCGGATCAAAAATCCTGAACCTGAAGAATGTCGGGATGACGCTGGGAGGGAGGCAACTGTTCAAGGGAGTAGACTTCAAGTTCGACGGAAAGAGGAAACTCGGGATCATCGGCCGTAACGGTCTCGGCAAGACGACCCTCCTGAAGATCATCCTGTCGGAACTCCGCCCCACGGAAGGGCGTGTCGAGGCGGGCGATCGAACCCTGTTCAACTATGTGGACCAGTCGCGGGTCGCGCTGAACGATGAACATACCGTCCTCGAGGAGATTGCCGAGGGTAATGAGTGGATCATGTTCGGAGAGGAGCGCCTGACCGTGTGGAAGTATCTCCGTCGGTTCCTCTTTGTCGACGACCGGATGCAGACGAAGGTGGGAAAGCTGTCGGGCGGGGAACGGAGCCGGCTGTTGCTCGCGAAGATCCTGAAAAACGGCGGGAATTTCCTCATCCTGGACGAGCCGACGAACGACCTGGATCTCTCGACCCTGAGGATCCTGGAGGAAGCGCTCTCCGCGTTCGACGGATGCGTGATAGCTGTCAGCCATGACAGGTATTTCCTCAATCGCGTGTGCAACGGAATCCTTGCGTTCGAAGGGGATGGCAACGTCCATTTCAGCGAGGGCGACTACGACTACTACATCGAAAAGCGGAACGCCCGGCTCGCCGAGGCAGCGGCGCGCGCCCGCCCTCCGGGACAGCGCGACCCGGATCCGATGTCGCGCCCCGATGCTCAGGTTCCCAAATCGAAGAAGAAACTGAAGTGGAAGGAGGAGAGAGAACTCGAAACCATCGAGCCCGAAATCCTCCTGGCGGAGGCGGATGTCAGACGGATAGAATCGATCTTTTCAAGCCCCAACTTCTACGAAACGCATGGGGGAGAAACGGAGAGGTTGACGGCAGAGCTTGCCGCCGCGAAGCTGAAAGTCGAGCGCCTCTATGCCCGGTGGCATGAACTCGACCTGTTGCGCCAGGGGAGTTAG
- a CDS encoding T9SS type A sorting domain-containing protein has translation MSRPASICILLLACVVAAFSQTQLWDLALGDRDNPNDGYRLDNAGNAFIATPHLTRKISPGGSELWQRNFGGSLVVDALGNVCVQDGAQVRKYSPAGDSLWTYDLGAWECGEVFQYYHLSLDFAGRLYIFNQCTKELTKLSSDGVRQWTVVLPLFRMLTDRFGHAGRIQFDRNGNGYIPFEDRFTAASGGPDLVGMMKVRPDGSISWRTTWPSDIRSNQENFTTVRFKEYSWGVTNAVVDSSGNSYLAGTEFLEVDRNSSMGEYQSVIGRWRITRLNTFGEENTRIIKGPGKVVTRTRVGREISTTAFNETAVHNIALRGDQLLVYGAIDERKRSRGSIVGLLVPTVAQFNGTSTHPVWKTKLPPNRFGAPWELLLTHPSKAFFIPSQLNTIPPAAHLIRIDTGGVAQIASEEWTPAQTLFDWRTASLDASGNLFVLGLGEGGLHLVKYSNTTFSPLAGMEGYPSRLPEPGLSGFTLSGNYPNPFNPATTIEFALERDALITARVYNTLGQEVAVLANKEEFTEGINDLEFDASNLPSGVYYCRIVVEGLDGMGMLYSNVKKMMLVK, from the coding sequence GTGAGTCGACCTGCCTCCATATGTATTCTGCTCCTCGCGTGCGTCGTCGCCGCATTCTCTCAGACGCAGCTCTGGGATCTTGCCCTTGGCGACAGAGATAATCCCAACGACGGGTATCGGCTCGACAACGCCGGAAACGCATTCATAGCGACGCCGCATCTTACGAGAAAAATATCTCCCGGGGGATCGGAACTCTGGCAAAGGAACTTCGGCGGGTCGCTGGTCGTCGACGCTCTGGGAAATGTCTGTGTTCAGGACGGTGCGCAGGTGCGAAAGTATAGCCCGGCCGGAGATTCACTCTGGACATACGATCTCGGCGCATGGGAGTGTGGGGAGGTATTTCAGTATTATCACCTTTCGCTTGATTTTGCCGGCAGGCTCTACATCTTCAACCAATGCACGAAGGAACTCACGAAGTTATCCTCCGATGGCGTACGGCAGTGGACGGTGGTTCTTCCATTGTTCCGGATGCTCACCGATCGATTCGGGCACGCAGGCAGAATCCAGTTTGACCGCAATGGAAATGGCTACATTCCGTTCGAAGATCGCTTCACCGCCGCCTCCGGAGGGCCGGACCTGGTCGGGATGATGAAGGTGCGACCCGACGGATCGATTTCCTGGAGGACGACTTGGCCGAGTGATATCCGGTCCAACCAGGAGAACTTCACGACCGTGCGGTTCAAAGAATACAGCTGGGGGGTTACAAATGCGGTGGTCGATTCAAGCGGGAATTCCTATTTGGCGGGCACAGAGTTCCTCGAGGTCGACCGAAATTCTTCGATGGGTGAGTATCAGTCGGTCATCGGCCGATGGCGAATCACGCGGTTGAACACATTCGGCGAAGAGAACACGCGCATCATCAAAGGCCCCGGCAAGGTTGTCACCAGGACGCGGGTGGGGCGGGAGATAAGCACCACGGCGTTCAACGAGACCGCGGTCCATAATATCGCGCTGCGCGGCGATCAACTCCTTGTCTACGGGGCCATCGACGAGCGAAAGAGATCACGCGGCAGCATCGTCGGACTGCTCGTCCCCACAGTGGCGCAATTTAACGGTACCAGCACACACCCTGTATGGAAAACCAAACTTCCTCCGAACAGGTTTGGGGCTCCGTGGGAACTGTTGCTCACCCATCCTTCAAAAGCGTTCTTCATTCCGTCGCAACTCAACACGATCCCGCCAGCCGCTCATCTGATCCGCATCGATACCGGCGGCGTGGCGCAAATCGCCTCGGAGGAATGGACCCCCGCCCAAACTCTGTTCGATTGGAGAACAGCATCCCTCGACGCCTCGGGCAATCTGTTCGTCCTGGGGCTCGGCGAAGGGGGACTGCATCTGGTAAAGTATTCAAATACGACATTCTCTCCGCTTGCCGGAATGGAAGGATATCCATCGCGGCTTCCGGAGCCGGGTCTTTCAGGCTTCACTCTTTCGGGCAACTATCCCAATCCCTTCAACCCCGCTACAACGATTGAGTTTGCGCTCGAGCGGGATGCGCTTATCACGGCCAGGGTTTATAATACGCTCGGCCAGGAAGTAGCGGTCCTCGCTAACAAAGAGGAGTTTACGGAAGGCATCAATGATCTTGAATTTGACGCATCGAACCTCCCTTCCGGAGTGTACTACTGCAGGATTGTTGTGGAGGGCCTGGATGGAATGGGGATGCTTTACTCGAACGTGAAGAAGATGATGTTGGTAAAGTAA
- a CDS encoding efflux RND transporter permease subunit: MNITGFSHRHPRAILFIVAAVAAAGVLAALNLPISIFPDITFPRIAIIVDDGDQPAERIMVTLTKPLEEAANSVAGVSSVRSKTTRGSSEIFVNFNWGTDILLSQQLLQARISSVRSQLPASAAILVERMNATFLPIVGYALTSGKRSLVELRDIALYTIRPALSRIYGVSQTRIVGGRTREFLVTADPAKLLAYNLDITQVSEALRKTNLLESVGLVDASHRLYLTLVDNRQVSIEAVRDIVVGTRGSTPILLGELASVAPSEKDEYIRVTSDGKEAVLINIVKQPDGNTVQISNDVKSMLADLRSQIPSDVTISNFYDQSDIIQESFATVRDSIGMGVVLAILILLVFLKNWRVIFIAAIIIPITVSITALLLHTLNESFNIMTLGGIAAAIGLIIDDTIVIVENIFRHFEEKRESFLSAAQSSVSEMFPAIVGSSASTIVIHIPFAFLSGVAGSFFKPLSLTMIFALVVSFVVSLLVAPLLASRFKMSGGTPGDVARGNLKAHSHPLYQRMLGSLIRRRILIVPLMIVLLAGGGYLYTTLGSSFMPEMDEGAFVLDYWSPPGSSLDETHRIMLEVEKLIMQTPEVESYSRRTGTELGFFITEPNTGDLMIKLKEKRDRSADEIMDELRSKIEASQPALRIEFGEAIQDLVGDLTNVPSPIEIKVFGADKLLIEKTAKEIATIITDVPGVVDVFDGITVSGPALIVVPDGRAIGRAGLTVEDLVQQLENDIRGSVATELQHGEKLIGVRVRLPNEYREDPEKIGSLRVHSTNGGIFQLSSLASIRTDPGQTEIERENLKPMVAVTSRISGRDLGGTIGDIQSRLRKHLTIPQGVTLSYGGLYQTQQESFRGLLMVLIAASLLVWIVLLIEFESFFITGVIYLLTLLSLSGVFFALWLTNSTFNVSSFVGMILIVGAVAENCIFYVHFARKYRDGGAGEVDALLAAGTMRLRPIIMTALATILTLLPLALGVGAGAQMQRPLAIAVIGGFAMSTILTLFALPMMLSFRRSNR; this comes from the coding sequence TTGAATATTACCGGCTTTTCTCACCGGCATCCGCGGGCGATTCTTTTCATTGTCGCGGCAGTTGCAGCCGCGGGTGTCCTCGCCGCGCTAAACCTCCCGATCTCCATTTTTCCGGACATCACCTTCCCCAGAATTGCCATCATCGTCGACGACGGAGATCAGCCGGCTGAACGCATCATGGTCACGTTGACTAAGCCGCTCGAAGAGGCTGCGAACTCAGTTGCGGGTGTGAGTAGTGTCCGCTCCAAGACAACGAGGGGCTCCTCGGAGATCTTCGTCAATTTCAACTGGGGCACGGATATCCTCCTTTCGCAGCAGTTACTTCAGGCCAGAATCTCCTCAGTGCGAAGCCAGCTGCCCGCTAGCGCCGCGATCCTTGTCGAGAGAATGAACGCGACCTTTTTGCCAATCGTCGGCTATGCTCTCACATCCGGCAAACGGAGCCTTGTGGAATTGCGGGATATCGCACTGTACACGATTCGCCCTGCGTTGAGCCGCATCTACGGAGTTTCGCAGACCCGTATCGTGGGCGGGAGAACCCGTGAGTTCCTCGTCACCGCAGACCCGGCGAAACTCCTGGCATACAATCTCGATATCACTCAAGTCTCGGAGGCGCTCCGCAAGACGAATCTGCTTGAGTCGGTCGGGCTCGTGGATGCGAGTCACCGCCTTTACCTCACTCTGGTGGATAACCGTCAAGTTTCGATTGAGGCGGTGCGAGATATTGTGGTCGGCACGCGCGGGAGCACGCCGATCCTCTTGGGCGAGCTCGCCTCGGTCGCACCATCGGAAAAGGACGAATACATCCGCGTGACGAGCGACGGGAAGGAAGCTGTCCTGATCAACATCGTCAAGCAGCCCGACGGAAATACGGTGCAGATCTCAAACGATGTGAAGAGCATGCTCGCCGACCTCCGCTCTCAAATACCCTCCGACGTCACGATCAGCAACTTCTACGACCAGTCCGACATCATCCAGGAGTCGTTCGCGACCGTCCGGGACAGTATCGGGATGGGTGTGGTGCTTGCAATCCTCATTCTGCTGGTCTTCCTGAAAAACTGGCGGGTGATTTTTATCGCCGCGATCATCATCCCCATTACGGTTTCCATCACCGCCCTCCTGCTTCATACGCTGAACGAATCGTTCAATATCATGACGCTCGGAGGGATCGCGGCAGCAATCGGCCTTATCATCGACGATACGATCGTCATTGTCGAGAACATCTTCCGGCATTTCGAAGAGAAGCGGGAGAGCTTCCTCAGCGCGGCCCAGTCGTCGGTCTCCGAAATGTTTCCGGCGATCGTCGGTTCGAGCGCCAGCACGATCGTTATTCATATCCCTTTCGCATTCCTTTCGGGCGTGGCCGGCTCGTTTTTCAAGCCCCTCTCTCTCACGATGATCTTCGCGCTGGTCGTCTCGTTCGTCGTGTCGTTGCTGGTGGCACCGCTCCTCGCATCCAGGTTCAAGATGTCTGGAGGCACTCCGGGGGATGTTGCGAGGGGCAATTTGAAAGCACATTCACACCCGCTCTACCAACGCATGCTGGGTTCCTTAATTCGGCGCCGGATTCTGATCGTTCCGTTGATGATCGTTCTCCTGGCCGGGGGCGGGTATCTCTATACAACGCTCGGCAGCAGCTTCATGCCGGAAATGGATGAGGGCGCTTTCGTCCTTGATTACTGGTCTCCACCCGGAAGCTCACTCGACGAGACACATCGCATCATGCTGGAGGTCGAGAAGCTGATCATGCAGACGCCTGAAGTTGAATCCTATTCTCGTCGCACCGGGACAGAGCTAGGTTTTTTTATTACGGAGCCGAATACCGGCGATTTAATGATCAAGCTTAAGGAGAAGCGAGACCGGTCAGCAGATGAGATCATGGATGAACTTCGCTCCAAGATCGAGGCATCCCAACCTGCCCTCAGAATTGAATTCGGCGAGGCAATTCAGGACCTGGTCGGCGACCTGACGAACGTCCCTTCGCCCATCGAAATCAAGGTGTTCGGAGCGGACAAGCTGCTCATCGAAAAGACCGCAAAGGAGATTGCCACGATTATTACCGACGTACCCGGAGTGGTCGATGTGTTCGACGGGATCACCGTCAGCGGTCCCGCGCTCATCGTCGTCCCCGACGGGCGAGCGATCGGCAGAGCCGGGCTCACCGTCGAAGATCTGGTCCAGCAGCTTGAGAACGACATCCGGGGAAGCGTCGCAACAGAACTTCAGCATGGCGAAAAACTGATCGGCGTCAGGGTCCGCCTACCCAATGAGTACCGGGAAGATCCGGAGAAGATTGGATCACTCCGTGTTCATTCTACGAACGGGGGAATATTTCAGCTGAGTTCGCTGGCGTCGATCAGGACTGATCCCGGACAGACGGAGATCGAGAGGGAGAATCTGAAACCGATGGTTGCCGTGACTTCGAGGATTTCCGGGCGGGACCTGGGCGGGACCATCGGGGATATTCAGAGCCGCCTGAGGAAGCATCTCACCATACCGCAGGGGGTGACGCTCAGTTATGGAGGTCTCTATCAGACTCAGCAGGAATCATTCCGCGGATTGCTGATGGTCCTGATTGCGGCATCGCTATTGGTGTGGATCGTACTCCTGATCGAGTTCGAATCGTTTTTCATCACCGGCGTTATCTATTTGCTCACGCTCCTCTCGCTCTCCGGCGTCTTTTTCGCGCTCTGGCTTACGAATTCCACCTTCAACGTGTCGAGCTTTGTCGGCATGATTTTGATCGTGGGGGCGGTCGCCGAAAACTGCATCTTCTACGTCCACTTTGCGAGAAAATATCGCGATGGGGGAGCCGGGGAAGTAGATGCACTGCTTGCGGCTGGAACAATGCGGCTTCGCCCGATCATCATGACTGCCCTTGCGACAATCCTGACACTCCTCCCCCTTGCGCTCGGAGTCGGGGCCGGCGCTCAGATGCAGCGCCCCCTCGCCATCGCAGTGATCGGTGGTTTTGCGATGTCGACGATCCTCACCCTTTTCGCGCTTCCGATGATGTTGTCGTTCCGGCGAAGCAACCGGTAG